The Elusimicrobiota bacterium genome has a segment encoding these proteins:
- the rplA gene encoding 50S ribosomal protein L1, translated as MGKRIVNLTKDLDLSKTYNLDEAVALVKKCATAKFDETVELHARLGVDPKQADQQVRGTVGLPHGLGKSKKVAVVTQGEKQKDATAAGADIVGGAELVDQISKGFLDFEVLVATPDMMKDLSKLGKILGPKGLMPNPKSGTVTMDVGKTVKELKAGRVEYKVDDYGIIHVPVGKASFEPARLTGNVKAVMEVLIKAKPSSSKGIYLISVTLSSSMGPGVKLDPSQKF; from the coding sequence ATGGGCAAAAGGATCGTGAATCTCACCAAGGACTTGGACCTCTCCAAGACGTACAATCTCGACGAGGCCGTGGCGCTGGTCAAGAAGTGCGCCACCGCCAAATTCGACGAGACGGTGGAGCTGCACGCGCGGCTGGGCGTCGACCCCAAGCAGGCGGACCAGCAGGTGCGCGGCACCGTGGGCTTGCCCCACGGCCTGGGCAAATCCAAGAAAGTCGCCGTCGTCACCCAGGGCGAGAAGCAGAAGGACGCCACCGCGGCCGGCGCGGACATCGTGGGAGGCGCCGAGCTCGTGGACCAGATCTCCAAGGGGTTCCTGGACTTCGAGGTGCTCGTGGCCACCCCGGACATGATGAAGGACCTCTCCAAGCTGGGCAAGATCCTGGGGCCCAAGGGCCTCATGCCCAACCCCAAGAGCGGCACCGTGACCATGGACGTGGGCAAGACCGTCAAGGAGCTCAAGGCCGGCCGGGTGGAGTACAAGGTGGACGACTACGGCATCATCCACGTCCCGGTGGGCAAGGCCTCGTTCGAGCCCGCGCGGCTCACCGGCAACGTCAAGGCGGTGATGGAGGTGCTCATCAAGGCCAAGCCCTCGTCCTCCAAGGGCATCTACCTCATCAGCGTGACCCTGTCCTCGAGCATGGGGCCCGGGGTCAAGCTCGACCCGTCGCAAAAATTCTAG
- a CDS encoding RDD family protein, whose product MEESVPEEAQEPSEVGAEPQELAAFSERVVAFSLDVALFVACYYVSLALVFRKQPVALNPYTGQWSLLWTGFFLLYQAYLSCEGRRSLGKAALGIRVVDRSGEALGLGAAALRSALYVASSIMNLGFLWALFNPARRCWHDLAVGSLVVRDTARPGGARPLVRLAAAGCIAVFLGVVAWKHVIGPRYQRNMDIAYARVGVMEIAKLETIHHRKFGVYAKDLLALAPLSGAPDAFMRDMANLLDVDSGIRIEADAKGYTITARATDDRKTLIIQKGS is encoded by the coding sequence ATGGAAGAGTCCGTCCCGGAAGAGGCGCAGGAGCCGTCCGAAGTCGGCGCCGAGCCGCAGGAGTTGGCGGCTTTCAGCGAGCGGGTGGTGGCCTTCAGCCTGGACGTCGCCCTGTTCGTGGCCTGCTACTACGTCTCCTTGGCCCTGGTGTTCCGGAAGCAGCCGGTGGCCTTGAACCCCTACACCGGCCAATGGTCCCTGCTGTGGACCGGCTTCTTCCTCCTCTATCAGGCCTATCTCTCCTGCGAGGGGCGCCGGTCCTTGGGCAAGGCCGCGCTGGGCATCCGCGTGGTCGACCGCTCAGGCGAGGCTCTGGGGCTGGGCGCGGCGGCGCTGCGCTCCGCGCTCTATGTGGCGAGCTCGATCATGAACCTGGGCTTCCTGTGGGCGCTCTTCAATCCGGCGCGGCGCTGCTGGCACGACCTGGCGGTGGGAAGCCTGGTGGTCAGGGACACCGCGAGGCCGGGGGGCGCCCGTCCCCTGGTCCGGCTGGCGGCCGCCGGCTGCATCGCGGTCTTCCTGGGCGTGGTGGCCTGGAAGCACGTCATCGGGCCCCGCTACCAGCGCAACATGGACATCGCCTACGCGCGCGTGGGGGTCATGGAGATCGCCAAGCTCGAGACCATCCATCACCGCAAGTTCGGCGTGTACGCCAAGGACCTCCTGGCGCTGGCCCCGCTCTCCGGGGCTCCGGATGCCTTCATGCGGGACATGGCGAACCTCCTGGACGTGGATTCCGGCATCCGCATCGAGGCGGATGCCAAGGGCTACACGATCACGGCGCGGGCGACCGACGACCGCAAGACCCTGATCATCCAGAAGGGATCCTAG